Proteins from a genomic interval of Candidatus Nanosynbacter sp. HMT-352:
- the dnaG gene encoding DNA primase — translation MNDAKEEVRARLNIEDVIGEYVQLKRAGRNLKGLSPFTDERTPSFMVSPEKQIWHDFSSGKGGDIFTFVMMVEGMDFRQSLEHLARKAGVDLTLFSNGDGRTAKRRARAREALKLAANFYQQNLVKNSTALNYVVKKRRLNRQTIGDFLIGYAPENGDTLTKALEKRGFSRQELADAGLSNRFGGDLFRGRMMVALSDGNGEVVGFTGRIIRDDPRAPKYLNTPQTLLFDKSRHIFGLHQAKEAIRKSDVAVIVEGNLDVISSHQAGVKNVVATSGTAMTTQHLKSLSRLAGRIRLAFDGDRAGVNATERAINLAQEVGVELEVVSLPDGVKDPDELIQKDPALWQAAIDQSQPAVDWVIARYAEMENLKSAEGKRRFSTIALRIVRGLKDPVEQEHYLSVISEKTGASITALKAKLSNEKVTEHQLKKAKIEKEKPTPVQDETEDMLAGLAASEKSVRRWLVAVSGEMLDDDNARQLIGYLRKNPDADLGEVPLDLQKIEQYVKIVQLKSESRYANWEQKSLDEEMARLVRQITIKHRENKKNQLLTQLREAEASGDEALSQNLRQSLNNLIKEKM, via the coding sequence ATGAATGATGCCAAAGAAGAAGTGCGGGCACGACTGAACATCGAGGATGTGATTGGTGAGTATGTCCAGTTGAAGCGAGCGGGGCGCAACTTGAAGGGTTTAAGTCCGTTTACCGACGAGCGAACCCCAAGCTTTATGGTCAGTCCAGAAAAGCAGATTTGGCACGATTTTTCTTCTGGAAAAGGTGGCGATATTTTTACGTTTGTGATGATGGTGGAAGGAATGGATTTTCGTCAATCACTGGAACATTTGGCTCGGAAGGCGGGCGTTGATCTGACTTTGTTTTCTAACGGCGATGGACGAACAGCCAAGCGTCGCGCCAGGGCTAGGGAAGCGCTGAAATTAGCCGCTAATTTTTATCAGCAGAATTTGGTGAAAAATTCGACAGCGTTAAATTATGTGGTTAAAAAACGGCGATTAAATCGTCAGACGATTGGTGATTTTTTGATTGGCTATGCGCCGGAGAATGGCGACACGTTGACGAAAGCATTGGAAAAAAGAGGATTTTCTAGGCAGGAATTGGCGGACGCTGGCTTGTCGAATCGGTTTGGTGGCGATTTGTTTCGCGGGCGAATGATGGTGGCTTTGAGTGATGGCAATGGCGAAGTTGTGGGATTTACGGGCAGAATTATTCGTGACGATCCGCGCGCGCCAAAATACTTGAACACGCCGCAAACGCTGTTATTCGATAAATCGCGACATATTTTTGGTTTGCATCAAGCCAAGGAAGCGATTCGAAAAAGCGATGTGGCAGTGATTGTTGAGGGCAATTTGGATGTAATTAGCAGTCATCAAGCGGGCGTCAAAAACGTGGTTGCGACCTCTGGAACGGCGATGACGACGCAGCATTTGAAGTCGCTTAGTCGATTGGCAGGGCGGATTCGCTTGGCGTTTGATGGCGATCGAGCGGGAGTTAACGCGACGGAGCGGGCAATCAACTTGGCGCAGGAAGTCGGCGTGGAGTTGGAAGTGGTGAGTTTGCCTGATGGCGTCAAAGATCCAGACGAATTGATCCAAAAAGATCCAGCGCTTTGGCAAGCAGCGATTGACCAATCTCAGCCAGCGGTGGATTGGGTGATTGCCAGATACGCGGAAATGGAGAATTTGAAGTCGGCAGAAGGCAAGCGGCGATTTTCGACTATTGCGCTGAGGATTGTCCGAGGCTTGAAAGACCCGGTGGAGCAAGAGCATTATTTGTCGGTGATTTCTGAAAAAACTGGCGCGTCAATTACCGCGCTGAAGGCAAAATTGTCGAATGAAAAAGTCACTGAGCATCAATTGAAAAAGGCGAAAATTGAGAAAGAAAAACCGACTCCGGTTCAGGATGAAACTGAGGATATGCTGGCGGGGTTGGCAGCGAGTGAAAAATCTGTGCGGCGTTGGTTGGTGGCGGTTTCTGGCGAAATGTTGGATGATGACAACGCGCGGCAACTGATTGGTTATTTGCGGAAGAACCCAGACGCGGATTTGGGCGAGGTTCCGCTGGACTTGCAAAAAATCGAACAGTATGTGAAAATAGTACAGTTGAAAAGTGAAAGTCGTTACGCCAATTGGGAGCAAAAAAGCTTAGACGAAGAGATGGCTCGGCTAGTCAGACAGATAACAATCAAACATCGCGAAAACAAAAAAAATCAATTATTAACGCAGCTTAGAGAGGCCGAGGCGTCGGGCGATGAGGCTTTGTCTCAGAATTTACGCCAGAGCTTAAATAATCTGATTAAGGAGAAAATGTGA
- a CDS encoding MmcQ/YjbR family DNA-binding protein, whose protein sequence is MTHKQFEEFILSLPGIWLDYPFGENIAVYKFGRDNDGAGKMVALVTEGSKPLRVSLKCDPLLAQNLREKYETVLPGYHLNKKHWNTIICSGQLTDEEIFDLARLSYRLVSEA, encoded by the coding sequence ATGACACATAAACAATTTGAAGAATTTATCCTAAGTTTGCCGGGCATATGGCTGGATTATCCATTTGGCGAGAATATTGCGGTGTATAAATTTGGTCGAGATAATGACGGTGCGGGGAAAATGGTGGCATTGGTGACGGAAGGCTCAAAGCCGCTTAGAGTAAGCTTAAAATGCGATCCGTTGTTGGCGCAGAATTTACGAGAAAAATACGAAACGGTTTTACCAGGCTATCACTTAAATAAGAAGCATTGGAATACAATTATTTGTTCAGGTCAATTGACTGACGAAGAGATCTTTGACTTGGCGAGGTTGAGCTATCGATTAGTCTCGGAAGCTTAA
- the orn gene encoding oligoribonuclease, producing MSKPKKILWVDLEMTGLDPVRDEILEVAAIATDWNFKEIATYEGIVRHDSEKLAKLLDRNAGFWNEHPEARRGLEEQNESGKPLAEIEHELLAFCDEYFAGETRILLAGNSIHQDRRFIDQWWTTLSKRLHYRVLDVSAWKVVFEGKYGKKFAKPEDHRALEDIRGSIMELEYYLKKVKV from the coding sequence ATGAGTAAGCCGAAAAAGATTTTATGGGTGGATTTGGAGATGACTGGACTAGATCCAGTACGTGATGAGATTTTGGAAGTGGCGGCAATTGCGACGGATTGGAATTTTAAGGAAATTGCGACGTACGAAGGAATTGTGCGCCACGATTCGGAAAAGTTGGCTAAGTTGTTAGATCGAAATGCTGGTTTTTGGAATGAGCATCCGGAAGCGCGACGCGGGCTGGAGGAGCAGAATGAATCGGGTAAACCTTTGGCAGAAATAGAACACGAATTGTTGGCATTTTGTGATGAATATTTTGCGGGCGAGACGAGGATTTTGTTAGCGGGCAATTCAATCCATCAGGATCGTCGATTTATTGACCAATGGTGGACAACGTTGTCAAAAAGACTACATTATCGTGTGTTGGACGTGAGTGCATGGAAGGTGGTGTTTGAAGGTAAATACGGTAAGAAATTCGCCAAGCCAGAAGATCATCGAGCGCTGGAAGACATCCGCGGCAGTATTATGGAACTTGAATATTATTTGAAAAAGGTGAAAGTATGA
- a CDS encoding helicase-related protein: MKDGVRRPSYLRRSQEPGSSHLLSRNIERPSQPSYSYGEPPEQRRQRLKELRERYSKLPETPFADYDLGDKKLPAYKHKAEILDTLSESKISWLCGPTGSGKTTQTAQYALERFDRVVVLMPRRVIVDNVTEYVEKSLREQLGEQYPNHLVGKIHGRATEATPDTRLCFMTPATFTKKLEQFSSDWQDEKTLILVDEIHEANLEMEFATALAAKSIENTGKWHMAFSSATPDTEVSQAMYEDINGSELPVVTIKGRPHDIDIEEDKVNTVSEAYLEYGKDSKKSLIFVEGVRSIDETIASIKRHTRHQSGKIRFFKLHSGISEAARREIFTAKPAEDESFIIVSTSAGQSGITIPEVDLVLSNGLTKSKEIGEEGAEGLPPRLCTQAELMQQAGRGGRDIDGAKFVLARPISYDKIYLPDELKGFYDIASREQHIPPEIYHTNIVRNVLSAIHLNGDFEDLNRYLMHPVASKKVIQESYDLLETLEAIDGEGQITKIGEFMDSLPLSPELSRSLAEMIRTGGSLREVLALSAIAASVSGGGFAAWHQPKELFQEFVSPDTTDDFFAEYDAFLKTREIYDGCRTDNDVYLTNGIDPNKADNIHYQFSKICRRLSVNPNDIDMGELNSEEKHNISVALVRGFQELLYAKAGSRRIGRTTVNQYTNIHTGERGISEYEISSHSLVRRMGSEALTLVLALPWWYDAHDGRRYTLNTILPVTKNQVAQALSSSAVPESLGDRVAPNGDLVRVTRPKVGSLILGPERQQKIPAITDEQIALIVDAMKNKANKQVRVLFDLRHQRVITKGQLHQVLDGSAVNSHNVHEAEAKVWAEVQNVLTSEQQEAFYGQINR, translated from the coding sequence GTGAAAGATGGAGTTCGGCGTCCGAGCTATTTACGTAGATCGCAAGAACCTGGCAGTAGTCATTTATTGAGTCGAAATATTGAAAGACCCAGTCAACCGTCGTATAGTTATGGTGAACCGCCCGAACAGAGGCGACAGCGTTTAAAAGAATTGCGGGAACGGTACAGTAAACTACCGGAAACTCCTTTTGCTGACTATGATCTTGGTGACAAAAAACTACCTGCATATAAGCACAAAGCAGAGATATTAGACACATTATCGGAAAGTAAAATATCCTGGCTGTGCGGACCGACGGGTAGTGGTAAAACGACACAAACCGCTCAGTATGCACTGGAGCGGTTTGATCGTGTCGTGGTGTTGATGCCGCGGCGGGTTATCGTCGATAATGTTACTGAATATGTCGAGAAGAGTTTGCGTGAACAGCTTGGCGAACAATATCCTAATCACTTGGTGGGCAAGATTCACGGACGTGCCACTGAAGCGACGCCGGACACTAGGCTCTGTTTCATGACTCCAGCAACGTTTACGAAAAAGCTGGAACAATTTTCTAGCGACTGGCAGGACGAGAAGACGCTTATCCTGGTTGATGAAATACATGAAGCCAATTTGGAGATGGAATTTGCTACCGCTCTGGCGGCAAAATCGATAGAGAATACCGGCAAATGGCATATGGCTTTTTCTAGTGCCACGCCTGATACAGAAGTTTCTCAGGCGATGTACGAAGATATTAATGGGTCAGAACTACCAGTCGTAACCATTAAGGGTCGGCCGCATGATATTGATATTGAAGAAGATAAGGTGAATACCGTATCCGAAGCTTACCTTGAATATGGTAAGGACTCGAAAAAATCACTAATCTTTGTTGAAGGCGTGAGGAGTATTGATGAGACCATTGCGTCAATCAAACGTCATACTCGCCATCAATCCGGGAAAATACGATTTTTCAAACTACATTCTGGCATATCAGAAGCTGCGCGCCGAGAGATTTTTACTGCCAAACCAGCAGAAGATGAGTCGTTTATCATCGTTTCGACCTCAGCTGGACAGTCTGGCATCACCATCCCTGAGGTTGATTTGGTGCTGTCAAATGGACTGACGAAGAGTAAGGAGATTGGTGAAGAAGGCGCAGAAGGGCTGCCTCCTCGATTATGTACCCAGGCAGAGCTGATGCAACAGGCGGGACGTGGTGGACGTGATATTGATGGAGCTAAATTCGTATTGGCTCGTCCGATATCTTACGATAAGATTTATTTGCCAGATGAGCTGAAAGGATTTTATGATATTGCGTCCCGTGAACAGCATATTCCACCGGAGATATATCACACGAATATTGTGCGCAACGTTTTGTCGGCTATCCATCTGAATGGTGATTTTGAGGATCTGAACCGATACCTGATGCATCCTGTTGCTAGTAAAAAAGTTATTCAAGAGTCGTACGATTTGCTGGAAACCCTGGAAGCAATTGATGGAGAGGGGCAGATCACAAAAATTGGTGAGTTTATGGATAGTTTACCATTGTCGCCAGAACTTTCTCGGTCATTAGCAGAAATGATTAGAACTGGAGGAAGTTTGCGGGAAGTACTGGCATTATCAGCAATTGCGGCTTCCGTTTCTGGCGGTGGCTTTGCCGCCTGGCATCAACCAAAGGAATTGTTCCAGGAATTTGTCAGCCCCGATACAACAGATGACTTTTTTGCCGAATACGATGCTTTTTTGAAAACCAGAGAGATTTATGACGGCTGTCGTACTGACAATGACGTCTACCTGACTAATGGTATTGATCCGAATAAGGCGGACAATATTCACTATCAATTTAGTAAAATATGTCGGCGTCTGTCGGTTAATCCAAACGACATCGACATGGGTGAACTAAACAGCGAGGAAAAACACAATATATCAGTGGCTTTGGTGCGCGGGTTTCAGGAATTATTGTATGCCAAAGCTGGTAGTCGGCGCATTGGACGAACAACAGTCAACCAATACACGAACATTCACACCGGCGAACGTGGTATTTCTGAGTATGAAATTAGTTCGCACAGCTTAGTGCGACGTATGGGCTCGGAGGCGTTGACGTTAGTGCTGGCTTTACCGTGGTGGTATGATGCGCATGATGGTCGTCGATACACACTCAACACAATTTTACCAGTAACCAAGAATCAAGTTGCTCAAGCCTTGAGTAGCAGCGCTGTGCCTGAATCCCTTGGTGATAGAGTTGCTCCTAATGGTGACTTGGTTCGTGTGACGCGGCCGAAAGTCGGCTCGCTGATACTCGGTCCAGAGCGGCAGCAAAAAATCCCCGCCATAACAGATGAGCAAATCGCGCTGATAGTGGACGCAATGAAAAACAAGGCTAATAAACAAGTAAGAGTATTGTTTGATTTACGACATCAGCGAGTTATCACCAAGGGTCAATTGCATCAGGTCCTAGACGGGTCTGCGGTAAATAGTCACAATGTCCATGAGGCGGAGGCTAAGGTTTGGGCTGAAGTGCAGAATGTGTTAACGAGCGAGCAGCAAGAAGCTTTTTATGGTCAGATAAACAGATAA
- the pyrH gene encoding UMP kinase, which produces MTKRILLKLSGEQLQGEFASGFDPKRARWIAEQIRPALDDGAEIVIMVGGGNYVRGNQIIGQGIQPVSAHNIGMLSTLMNAIALADVLNDAGLPTRALSTVEVNQFIDHYTFRRAISHIKKNRIVIVACGTGRPFLTTDTAALNLALEMQCDAVVKTTKVDGVYDKDPMKFPDAVKIDHLSYQEALTNPNIAVMDKAAIGLAMDEHIPVIICDLLTDGNILRATRGESVGTLIS; this is translated from the coding sequence ATGACCAAACGTATTCTCCTCAAACTCTCCGGTGAACAACTTCAAGGCGAATTCGCCAGCGGCTTTGACCCAAAACGCGCTCGCTGGATTGCTGAACAAATTCGACCAGCGCTGGACGACGGGGCTGAAATTGTAATTATGGTTGGCGGCGGCAATTACGTTCGCGGCAATCAAATCATCGGTCAAGGAATTCAACCTGTTTCCGCTCATAATATCGGGATGCTTTCTACGCTAATGAATGCAATTGCCCTAGCTGACGTATTAAATGACGCGGGACTGCCAACTCGCGCATTGTCCACAGTTGAAGTCAATCAATTTATCGACCACTATACTTTCCGACGTGCCATTAGCCATATTAAGAAAAATCGCATCGTTATTGTGGCTTGCGGCACCGGCCGACCATTTCTGACTACTGATACTGCAGCGTTAAATCTGGCACTGGAAATGCAATGCGATGCCGTGGTTAAAACAACGAAGGTCGACGGAGTTTACGACAAAGATCCTATGAAATTCCCTGACGCTGTAAAAATTGATCATTTATCTTACCAAGAAGCCCTGACAAATCCTAACATTGCCGTTATGGACAAGGCAGCAATTGGACTAGCTATGGACGAGCATATTCCAGTCATCATTTGCGACCTGCTAACAGACGGAAATATTCTCCGCGCAACCCGCGGAGAATCAGTAGGCACGCTTATTAGTTAA
- a CDS encoding MscL family protein has protein sequence MAKPSVDKSTKKLVSKSAKAAAKVAAIKEKKIVSAAIKDTHMAGFVNFIREQGVVGMAVGLAIGTAAGDTVKKLVTAFVDPLVQLIVGSQQGLQSASFTVEIAGRKGEFLYGAFVSSLITLIAVAFVVYAIIHFLKLDKLDKKKD, from the coding sequence ATGGCAAAACCTAGTGTCGACAAATCGACTAAAAAGTTAGTTTCTAAGAGTGCTAAGGCAGCCGCGAAAGTTGCCGCCATCAAAGAAAAGAAAATTGTAAGTGCAGCTATAAAAGACACTCATATGGCTGGATTTGTTAATTTTATTCGCGAACAGGGTGTTGTCGGTATGGCGGTTGGTTTGGCAATCGGTACCGCAGCTGGCGATACGGTTAAAAAGTTGGTGACGGCATTTGTTGACCCGTTAGTGCAGTTGATCGTTGGCTCTCAACAAGGATTGCAATCAGCTTCATTTACGGTTGAAATTGCTGGACGTAAAGGCGAGTTTTTATACGGCGCATTCGTTAGCTCGTTAATTACGTTGATAGCCGTTGCATTTGTTGTATATGCAATCATTCACTTCTTGAAACTCGATAAATTAGATAAGAAAAAGGATTAA
- the argS gene encoding arginine--tRNA ligase produces the protein MEQIISQVVKQLFDQDISVQLTRPDPKFGDFATNVALQLAKPLGKNPREIAEMIAENLRKEEEFSEVSVAGPGFINVKLSDQSVLNSLKKEPTTKRAGQTVVIETNCPNPFKAMHIGHALNAILADTMANLLAVDGAIVHRVSYHGDVGTHVGKSMWAILREIDGDVNKLNEIPADKRNEFMSRMYVEGARAAKESLEAKAEIDELAKQSFVLDDPLYKQVYEICKSWSFDEIDSNVGRLGNVPIERRYVESETEELGKSLIKEKTPEVFTKSDGAYVFKGSKYGAFDNVFIGSHGNGLYGAHDMGLIQLKYKDYPNLDLSITVNGEEQAAYFRGVIAASELSIPALKGKLFNYATGLVKLTTGKMSSRTGEVVTIGWLFDEFKKAIENAGGEPTDDVIAGALRYQFLKVKIGGDVIFDINDAVSLTGNTGSYLQYAHARARGILAKSDKEIAFPTGLFDEDKMLVRKLSEYVDVVDRAKESLEPHHVCTYLFELAQEFNRYYEKNQVIGSDKEAHRVGIVAIYADILKAGLAILGIVAPNKI, from the coding sequence ATGGAACAGATTATTTCTCAAGTAGTGAAGCAACTTTTTGATCAAGATATATCGGTACAATTGACGCGTCCTGATCCGAAGTTTGGTGACTTTGCTACAAATGTGGCGTTGCAATTGGCTAAGCCGCTAGGGAAGAATCCGCGTGAAATTGCGGAGATGATTGCTGAGAATCTGCGTAAGGAAGAGGAGTTTAGTGAAGTAAGCGTGGCTGGTCCAGGTTTTATCAATGTAAAACTGAGCGATCAATCCGTCCTAAATTCTTTGAAAAAAGAGCCAACGACGAAGCGCGCCGGTCAGACGGTTGTAATTGAAACCAATTGCCCGAATCCATTTAAGGCTATGCATATCGGACACGCTTTGAATGCGATTTTGGCGGACACGATGGCTAATTTGTTGGCGGTTGACGGCGCAATTGTGCATCGAGTGAGTTATCACGGTGATGTCGGAACGCATGTTGGTAAAAGTATGTGGGCGATTTTGCGTGAGATTGACGGCGATGTGAATAAATTGAACGAAATCCCAGCTGATAAGCGAAATGAATTTATGAGTCGCATGTACGTTGAAGGTGCGCGTGCGGCGAAAGAATCTCTAGAGGCAAAGGCAGAAATTGATGAACTAGCCAAGCAATCATTCGTTCTGGATGATCCGCTATATAAACAAGTTTACGAAATCTGTAAAAGTTGGAGTTTTGATGAGATTGATTCTAACGTAGGTCGACTTGGAAACGTGCCGATTGAGCGACGTTACGTTGAGAGCGAAACTGAAGAATTGGGAAAATCTTTAATTAAAGAAAAAACTCCAGAGGTGTTTACTAAATCTGACGGCGCGTATGTTTTTAAGGGCAGTAAATACGGTGCGTTCGACAACGTATTTATTGGATCTCACGGCAATGGTCTTTATGGGGCGCATGATATGGGATTGATTCAGTTGAAGTATAAGGACTACCCGAATTTGGACTTGTCGATTACGGTAAATGGCGAGGAGCAAGCAGCATACTTCCGTGGCGTGATTGCGGCTAGTGAATTGTCGATTCCAGCCTTGAAAGGAAAATTGTTCAATTACGCGACTGGCTTGGTTAAATTGACAACTGGAAAGATGAGTTCGCGAACAGGTGAAGTTGTTACAATCGGTTGGTTGTTTGACGAATTTAAAAAGGCAATTGAGAATGCTGGCGGCGAACCAACTGACGACGTGATTGCTGGCGCGCTCCGTTATCAATTCTTGAAGGTGAAGATCGGTGGCGACGTCATATTTGATATTAATGATGCGGTAAGTTTGACGGGAAATACGGGAAGCTACTTGCAATACGCCCATGCTCGAGCGCGGGGAATTTTAGCTAAATCCGATAAAGAAATTGCCTTTCCTACAGGGCTGTTTGACGAAGATAAAATGCTGGTCAGGAAATTAAGTGAGTATGTGGATGTAGTTGACCGCGCCAAAGAAAGTTTGGAGCCTCATCATGTCTGTACGTATTTGTTTGAATTGGCGCAAGAATTTAATCGATATTACGAGAAAAATCAGGTTATTGGTAGTGACAAAGAGGCGCATCGTGTAGGAATCGTGGCAATTTACGCCGATATTCTTAAAGCTGGACTGGCTATTTTGGGAATCGTGGCGCCAAATAAGATATAA
- a CDS encoding pyridoxamine 5'-phosphate oxidase family protein — MNELAKEILDTVEVGALATVNVDRTPLVTPLHFARFGNSIIWISEPTARHSENAFRNGKAEFVVWDDKKRAVFLKTNVTELPESEKEAAMAAYKEKLADFMPRCQNPQIYVAPIGELDEKTTTGNWLHFIA, encoded by the coding sequence ATGAACGAATTAGCGAAAGAAATATTAGATACAGTCGAAGTTGGTGCGTTGGCGACGGTGAATGTTGATAGAACTCCTTTGGTGACGCCGCTGCACTTTGCGCGTTTTGGTAATTCTATAATTTGGATATCAGAGCCGACTGCGCGCCATTCAGAAAATGCGTTTCGAAACGGTAAGGCGGAATTTGTGGTTTGGGATGATAAAAAGCGAGCAGTTTTCTTAAAAACTAACGTGACTGAACTCCCAGAATCTGAGAAAGAGGCGGCAATGGCGGCTTATAAAGAGAAGTTGGCTGATTTTATGCCACGTTGTCAAAATCCGCAAATATACGTTGCGCCAATAGGTGAACTTGATGAAAAAACTACAACGGGCAATTGGCTGCATTTTATTGCATAA
- a CDS encoding ribonucleotide-diphosphate reductase subunit beta: protein MGILGSGLRDGLSLHPIRYPWAYDLYNQAVANTWFPNEVQLVQDLADFEKLSDDEKHALKTVISYLNPNELLINKSLAFGIYPYVNAAEAQLYLSKQMWEEANHFMTFEYIIETFPFDREEIYAAGFGKKSLADKADFQNKHLDVMLDPNLDIYSLEGKKDFVRSLVAYNIVLEGIWFYSGFMVGMSFRQRNLLRNVGSLLDWITRDENLHLTFGINLLLTILDENPELQTQEFAEEIRNLILQAVELEKAYNKDMLPKGILGLNADYVNQYVMHMTDRRLQELGFEPEYNVPNPAKWMAAANDTLELVNFFESTNTSYEVNTTK from the coding sequence ATGGGAATTTTAGGTTCAGGATTACGCGATGGATTGTCACTTCACCCAATTCGTTACCCTTGGGCGTACGATCTTTATAATCAAGCAGTGGCTAACACGTGGTTTCCAAACGAAGTTCAATTAGTTCAAGATTTGGCAGATTTTGAAAAATTGTCAGACGATGAAAAACACGCATTGAAAACGGTTATTAGCTATTTGAATCCAAACGAGCTATTGATCAATAAATCGTTAGCGTTCGGTATTTATCCATACGTGAACGCGGCGGAAGCTCAACTATACTTGTCAAAACAGATGTGGGAAGAAGCTAATCACTTCATGACATTTGAATACATTATTGAAACATTTCCATTTGATCGCGAGGAGATTTACGCTGCGGGCTTTGGTAAAAAGTCGTTGGCTGATAAGGCCGACTTCCAAAATAAGCATTTGGATGTGATGCTTGATCCGAATTTGGATATTTATTCGCTGGAAGGTAAGAAAGACTTCGTTAGGTCTTTGGTGGCATATAACATTGTGCTTGAGGGAATTTGGTTCTATTCAGGCTTTATGGTTGGCATGAGTTTCCGTCAGCGTAATTTATTGCGCAATGTTGGCTCACTGCTGGACTGGATTACTCGCGATGAAAATCTTCACTTGACGTTTGGTATCAATCTACTTTTGACAATTTTGGACGAAAATCCAGAATTGCAAACGCAGGAATTCGCAGAGGAAATTCGCAACTTGATTTTGCAAGCGGTAGAACTTGAGAAGGCTTACAATAAGGATATGCTACCAAAGGGAATTTTGGGATTGAATGCTGATTATGTCAATCAGTATGTTATGCATATGACCGACCGACGCTTGCAAGAATTAGGTTTTGAACCTGAATATAATGTGCCAAATCCAGCCAAATGGATGGCAGCTGCCAATGATACGCTGGAATTGGTGAATTTCTTTGAAAGCACAAACACTAGTTACGAAGTTAATACCACGAAGTAA